In Halococcus salsus, one DNA window encodes the following:
- a CDS encoding heme-binding protein has protein sequence MDRRRPPRTEEGWYVLHDFRTVDWDAWRAAPEREREAAIEAGTEYLASHEAVADADAGGSATFSVLGNDADLLVLHLRPSMADLDTAERAFERTALADFTEQTDSYVSVTEVSGYMSEEYFEGEEVEDSGMARYIESRLKPEIPDSAYVSFYPMDKRRDPEYNWYDLSFEERADLMSGHGDIGRDYAGKVTQIITGSVGFDDHEWGVTLFADDPAQIKKLLYEMRFDPSSSRYAEFGRFRFGRRFPPADLDAFLAGEPVPAEGDTSGADNGHPHGDTDGGHHHGESSEDEGEGADMRSALAEEGIYAGQPHGEDVHAVVVYSEADPDELAEDVDGLRGNFEHYDTHVKTAVYEPHEARDASGTTEEIASRGGNAAVASIWETESAAETASGFLSDLPGVVARAEAEEGEAIDAGSGFGTMGMFYTTKPEHRGEFVDRFETVGDLLAEMEGHHDTDLLVNRDDENDMFISSQWRSREDAMAFFRSEAFRETVSFGREVLDDRPRHVFLT, from the coding sequence ATGGACCGACGGAGACCGCCACGAACCGAGGAGGGCTGGTACGTGCTCCACGACTTTCGCACGGTGGACTGGGACGCGTGGCGCGCCGCACCCGAACGCGAGCGCGAGGCCGCCATCGAAGCGGGTACCGAGTACCTCGCGAGCCACGAAGCCGTCGCGGACGCCGATGCGGGCGGGTCGGCGACGTTCAGCGTGCTGGGCAACGACGCCGACCTCCTCGTGCTCCACCTCCGGCCGTCGATGGCCGACCTCGACACCGCCGAACGCGCCTTCGAGCGGACCGCGCTCGCCGACTTCACCGAGCAGACCGACTCCTACGTCTCGGTGACGGAGGTCTCGGGCTACATGTCCGAAGAGTACTTCGAGGGCGAGGAGGTCGAGGACTCGGGGATGGCGCGCTACATCGAATCCCGGTTGAAACCCGAGATCCCCGATTCGGCGTACGTCTCCTTCTACCCGATGGACAAGCGCCGCGACCCCGAGTACAACTGGTACGACCTCTCGTTCGAGGAGCGCGCCGACCTCATGAGCGGTCACGGCGACATCGGACGCGACTACGCGGGCAAGGTCACCCAGATCATCACCGGCTCCGTGGGGTTCGACGACCACGAGTGGGGCGTGACGCTGTTCGCCGACGATCCCGCCCAGATCAAGAAACTCCTCTACGAGATGCGCTTCGACCCTTCGAGTTCGCGCTACGCCGAGTTCGGCCGCTTCAGGTTCGGGCGGCGCTTCCCACCCGCGGACCTCGACGCGTTCCTCGCCGGCGAACCGGTGCCGGCCGAGGGCGATACGAGCGGGGCCGACAACGGCCACCCACACGGCGACACCGACGGCGGTCACCATCACGGGGAGTCGAGCGAGGACGAAGGGGAGGGAGCGGACATGCGCAGCGCGCTCGCCGAGGAGGGTATCTACGCCGGTCAACCTCACGGCGAGGACGTCCACGCGGTGGTCGTCTACTCCGAGGCCGACCCGGACGAGCTCGCCGAGGACGTGGACGGGCTCCGGGGCAACTTCGAGCACTACGACACCCACGTGAAGACCGCGGTCTACGAGCCTCACGAGGCGCGCGACGCCTCGGGGACGACCGAGGAGATCGCGAGCCGAGGCGGCAACGCGGCGGTCGCGAGCATCTGGGAGACCGAGAGCGCCGCCGAGACCGCGAGCGGCTTCCTCTCGGACCTCCCGGGAGTCGTCGCCCGGGCCGAAGCCGAGGAGGGCGAGGCGATCGACGCGGGGAGCGGGTTCGGCACGATGGGGATGTTCTACACCACCAAGCCCGAACACCGCGGGGAGTTCGTCGACCGGTTCGAGACCGTCGGCGACCTCCTCGCGGAGATGGAGGGGCACCACGATACCGACCTCCTCGTGAACCGCGACGACGAGAACGACATGTTCATCTCCAGCCAGTGGCGCTCGCGCGAGGACGCGATGGCGTTCTTCCGGAGCGAGGCGTTCCGCGAGACCGTCTCGTTCGGTCGCGAGGTCCTCGACGACCGCCCGCGACACGTCTTCCTGACGTAG
- a CDS encoding DUF7123 family protein, whose amino-acid sequence MSTTQPSGVDSTTKEQRLEAYLERNAADGELYFKSKFIADEVGLSPKEIGALMCKLTDSATTLEIEKWSYTSATTWRVAPA is encoded by the coding sequence ATGAGCACGACACAGCCCTCCGGGGTCGACTCGACCACGAAAGAACAGCGACTCGAAGCGTACCTCGAACGCAACGCGGCCGACGGCGAGCTCTACTTCAAGAGCAAGTTCATCGCGGACGAGGTCGGTCTCTCGCCGAAGGAGATCGGCGCGTTGATGTGTAAGCTCACGGATTCGGCGACCACCCTCGAGATCGAGAAGTGGTCGTACACCAGCGCGACGACGTGGCGCGTCGCGCCGGCCTGA
- a CDS encoding molybdopterin synthase, with protein MKVFAVVGPSNAGKTTLVERLLPRLDGRVATVKHLDHAPDIDTEGKDTARHRAAGASTTYGVSDEGWFATGDPRPLSALLDDLAPDHDYVVVEGFSARDLPAVVLGGREHAGPTIATAPEADGVDLDAVSTTVDELEPYVTLDSLVEAVKADPDADRAGAIATFTGRVRAKDSADDTPTEALEFETYEGVADRTMAAIAEELEARDGVHRVLLHHRTGLIEAGEDIVFVVVLAGHRREAFRTVEDGIDRLKAEVPIFKKERTTDEEFWVHERA; from the coding sequence ATGAAGGTCTTCGCCGTCGTCGGCCCCTCGAACGCGGGCAAGACGACGCTGGTCGAACGGCTCCTCCCCCGCCTCGACGGGCGCGTCGCCACGGTGAAACACCTCGACCACGCACCCGACATCGACACCGAGGGCAAGGACACGGCGCGCCATCGCGCGGCTGGGGCGAGCACGACCTACGGCGTGAGCGACGAGGGCTGGTTCGCCACCGGCGACCCCCGCCCCCTGTCGGCGCTCCTCGACGACCTCGCACCCGACCACGACTACGTGGTCGTCGAGGGGTTCTCGGCGCGAGACCTCCCGGCGGTGGTCCTCGGGGGCCGCGAGCACGCCGGGCCGACCATCGCGACGGCTCCCGAGGCGGACGGGGTGGACCTCGATGCGGTCTCGACGACGGTCGACGAACTCGAACCGTACGTCACGCTCGACTCGTTGGTCGAGGCGGTGAAGGCCGACCCCGATGCCGACCGTGCGGGCGCGATCGCGACGTTCACGGGGCGAGTCCGGGCGAAGGACTCGGCGGACGACACACCGACCGAAGCCCTCGAATTCGAGACCTACGAGGGCGTGGCCGACCGAACGATGGCGGCGATCGCCGAGGAGCTGGAAGCGCGCGACGGCGTCCATCGGGTGCTCCTGCACCACCGAACGGGGCTGATCGAGGCGGGCGAGGACATCGTCTTCGTGGTGGTGCTCGCCGGCCACCGACGCGAGGCCTTCCGCACGGTCGAGGACGGTATCGACCGGCTGAAAGCCGAGGTCCCGATCTTCAAGAAGGAGCGTACGACCGACGAGGAGTTCTGGGTCCACGAGCGCGCGTGA
- a CDS encoding site-2 protease family protein has product MDERGPPAEAFAGLFRVTQRRVDGDQLRYYGRALVPGDRLERRLWPVFRDRGYEVRLTTDTYTERDPFTGVEIPRKRQVLVATPHSTGLDGVPWTNLLFAGLTVVSTLYAGSQWYGVAVGGPLDILAGWPFAAAVLGVLGVHELGHYALSRYHGVDASLPYFIPIPNVIGTMGAVIRMRGRMPDRKTLFDIGVAGPLAGLVVACLVTVVGLFLPPVADPGFPIEFHYPVLIRGLAGLVGQPLDYPGRETVNPVVFAGWVGMFVTFLNLIPVGQLDGGHLVRAMLGKRQATIGALVPAALFGLAAYLYYVQDAAFNAVFLWMFWGVFTMGFAYAGPTTPIYDEALDSKRLLLGFVTFALGVLCFTPIPFEFIP; this is encoded by the coding sequence ATGGACGAACGCGGTCCGCCGGCCGAGGCGTTCGCCGGGCTGTTTCGCGTCACCCAGCGCCGGGTCGACGGCGACCAGCTCCGGTACTACGGTCGGGCGCTGGTGCCCGGCGACCGCCTCGAACGTCGTCTCTGGCCGGTGTTCCGCGACCGGGGTTACGAGGTGCGGCTCACGACCGACACGTACACCGAGCGCGACCCGTTCACCGGGGTCGAGATCCCCCGGAAGCGCCAGGTTCTCGTCGCCACCCCGCACTCGACGGGACTCGACGGCGTTCCGTGGACCAACCTGCTGTTCGCGGGGCTCACGGTCGTCTCGACGCTCTACGCCGGGAGCCAGTGGTACGGCGTCGCGGTCGGCGGCCCGCTCGACATCCTGGCCGGTTGGCCGTTCGCGGCGGCGGTCCTCGGCGTGCTCGGCGTGCACGAACTCGGCCACTACGCCCTGAGCCGGTATCACGGCGTCGACGCCAGCCTCCCGTACTTCATCCCGATACCCAACGTCATCGGCACGATGGGGGCGGTGATCCGGATGCGGGGCCGGATGCCCGACCGGAAAACCCTGTTCGACATCGGGGTCGCCGGCCCGCTCGCGGGGCTCGTGGTAGCGTGTCTCGTCACCGTCGTGGGGCTCTTCCTCCCGCCGGTCGCGGACCCCGGCTTCCCCATCGAGTTCCACTATCCGGTGTTGATCCGCGGCCTCGCCGGTCTCGTCGGCCAGCCGCTCGACTACCCGGGGCGGGAGACGGTGAACCCCGTCGTGTTCGCGGGCTGGGTCGGGATGTTCGTGACCTTCCTCAACCTGATCCCGGTCGGCCAGCTCGACGGCGGCCACCTCGTGCGTGCGATGCTGGGAAAGCGCCAGGCCACCATCGGCGCGCTGGTGCCCGCCGCGCTGTTCGGCCTCGCGGCCTACCTCTACTACGTCCAGGACGCTGCGTTCAACGCGGTCTTCCTCTGGATGTTCTGGGGGGTGTTCACGATGGGCTTCGCCTACGCCGGTCCCACGACCCCGATATACGACGAGGCGCTCGACAGCAAGCGCCTCCTCCTCGGGTTCGTCACCTTCGCGCTCGGCGTGCTCTGTTTCACACCCATCCCGTTCGAGTTCATCCCGTGA
- the lysS gene encoding lysine--tRNA ligase, producing the protein MTEDDPYILSGPQPHDFWAESVAERLLDRDPADPIVIKGGISPSGVPHLGNMNEILRGYFVAEALRGRGRTVKQVFTADDRDPLRKLPRKLADLEGNIVGLGDVDAGALGRNLGKPYTAIPDPFGCCDSYGEHFSNLIERSAEALGVDVEMVSNTQRYESGAFEEVTRTLLEHREEARDVLANYQDKVDEDYVPFRPICAECGHVTETDAVTSVDLDSGTVEYVCGDIEAGGQVIEGCGHEGTATFREGKLPWRFEWPAQWQVLGVDFEPFGKDHAEGSWPSGVDISRNVLGDEPPLGMAYEWFTLDGEPFSSSEGHVIMVQDVLEFLEPEVLRYFFTKDPSKARDFSVARADQLVDEFDEFEREYFDEQGERTTAAYPPVAGTADERPIRLPYTFAAVLGMTDDGELREAMARRENHIPDDATDGDVAAALARVEYARTWAERTDNAYNYRLAADRPATDFDPDTEAALDDLAAVVEAGHDGETIQGEIFETARGHGMEPGDLFTAGYRLFFDTEQGPKLGPFLAELDRAFVVRRLRREG; encoded by the coding sequence ATGACTGAGGACGACCCCTACATCCTGAGCGGGCCACAGCCCCACGACTTCTGGGCGGAATCGGTCGCCGAGCGGCTGCTCGACCGCGACCCAGCGGACCCGATCGTGATCAAGGGCGGCATCTCACCGTCTGGCGTGCCCCATCTCGGCAACATGAACGAGATCCTCCGTGGTTACTTCGTTGCCGAGGCGCTCCGCGGACGGGGACGAACAGTCAAGCAAGTCTTCACTGCAGATGACCGCGACCCGCTCCGGAAACTCCCCCGCAAACTCGCCGACCTGGAGGGGAACATCGTGGGCCTCGGCGACGTGGACGCCGGCGCGCTCGGGCGCAACCTCGGGAAACCCTACACCGCGATCCCGGACCCGTTCGGTTGCTGTGACTCGTACGGGGAACACTTCTCGAACCTCATCGAGCGCAGCGCCGAGGCGCTCGGCGTCGACGTCGAGATGGTCTCGAACACCCAACGCTACGAGTCCGGCGCGTTCGAGGAGGTCACACGAACCCTGCTCGAACATCGCGAAGAAGCGAGAGACGTGCTCGCGAACTACCAGGACAAGGTCGACGAGGACTACGTCCCGTTCCGCCCGATCTGCGCCGAGTGCGGCCACGTCACCGAGACGGATGCCGTGACGAGCGTGGACCTCGATTCCGGTACCGTGGAGTACGTCTGTGGTGACATCGAGGCTGGCGGCCAGGTCATCGAGGGCTGTGGCCACGAGGGCACCGCCACCTTCCGGGAGGGCAAACTCCCGTGGCGCTTCGAGTGGCCCGCCCAGTGGCAGGTCCTGGGGGTGGACTTCGAGCCGTTCGGTAAGGACCACGCCGAGGGCTCGTGGCCGAGCGGGGTCGATATCTCCCGAAACGTGCTGGGGGACGAACCGCCGCTCGGCATGGCCTACGAGTGGTTCACGCTCGACGGCGAGCCCTTCTCCTCCTCCGAGGGCCACGTCATCATGGTCCAGGACGTCCTCGAGTTCCTCGAACCCGAAGTCCTCCGATACTTCTTCACGAAGGACCCGAGCAAGGCACGGGACTTCTCGGTCGCGCGCGCGGACCAGCTGGTCGACGAATTCGATGAATTCGAGCGGGAGTACTTCGACGAGCAGGGCGAACGAACCACCGCCGCGTACCCGCCGGTCGCCGGGACCGCCGACGAGCGGCCGATCCGGCTCCCGTACACGTTCGCCGCCGTGCTCGGGATGACCGACGACGGCGAGCTTCGGGAGGCGATGGCGCGCCGCGAGAACCACATCCCGGACGACGCCACGGACGGGGACGTCGCGGCGGCGCTCGCGCGCGTCGAGTACGCCCGGACCTGGGCCGAGCGGACCGACAACGCCTACAACTACCGGCTCGCGGCCGACCGCCCCGCCACCGACTTCGACCCGGACACCGAGGCGGCGCTCGACGACCTCGCGGCGGTCGTGGAGGCGGGCCACGACGGCGAGACGATCCAGGGCGAGATCTTCGAGACCGCCCGGGGGCACGGGATGGAGCCCGGCGACCTGTTCACGGCGGGCTATCGACTCTTCTTCGACACCGAGCAGGGACCGAAGCTCGGGCCGTTCCTCGCCGAGCTCGACCGGGCGTTCGTGGTCCGGCGGCTCCGGCGCGAAGGCTGA
- a CDS encoding site-2 protease family protein has translation MVSALVWVLAGVLLYTVVATAASTRGLLPNAVRVSGPITTIHTQRGKAFLTWLAGPKRFWRAWANVGVGITLVVMIGAFATVIVSAVQIFEQPSASVITQPQDALAIPGVNSFLPLSVAPEIIFGLLIGLVVHEGGHGLLCRVEDIDITSMGLALFTLIPLGAFVEPNEEQQLKAKRGPQTRMFAAGVTNNFVLTAVAFALLFGPVVGSIGVAPGVAVGGALPGTPAANAGVESGDVITGAAGQNVSNESELAAALDDANRSVEVTLDDGNTTTVRRSVVVTAATRGGPTGLGTNESNSTTIAAVNGTPVATEQGFESALRNHTVATLRTTNGSTTTAPMGAYATRITPNGPLANATDQGGEPVVITRFAGERVTNTTALSDMLADTQPGDTVRVETFVGDERTTATVTLGENPQNGAGLLGVNDLQQGTSGLVMDDFGIDSYPADAFLSILGGDAGGPGGSSLLAGLLPVVTLPLAGVAFPQLGYNFPGFVGTNIDFYTVTGPLSFLGDGVFTLANLLFWTAWINLNLGFFNCIPAFPLDGGHILRTSTEAVVSRLPVGGRRALTGAVTTAVSVTMLAALVVMIFGPSLLSG, from the coding sequence ATGGTTAGCGCGCTGGTTTGGGTGCTCGCTGGAGTTCTTCTCTACACCGTCGTCGCGACGGCGGCCTCGACGCGGGGGCTCCTGCCGAACGCGGTGCGGGTCTCGGGGCCGATCACGACGATCCACACCCAGCGCGGCAAGGCGTTCTTGACCTGGCTCGCCGGGCCGAAGCGGTTCTGGCGGGCGTGGGCCAACGTCGGCGTCGGGATCACGCTGGTGGTCATGATCGGGGCGTTCGCGACCGTGATCGTCAGCGCGGTCCAGATCTTCGAACAGCCCTCGGCGAGCGTGATCACCCAACCCCAGGACGCGCTCGCGATCCCCGGCGTGAACTCGTTTCTCCCCCTGTCGGTCGCCCCCGAGATAATCTTCGGGCTGCTCATCGGGCTGGTGGTCCACGAGGGGGGGCACGGTCTGCTCTGCCGGGTCGAGGACATCGATATCACCTCGATGGGGCTCGCGCTGTTCACCCTGATCCCCCTCGGCGCGTTCGTCGAACCGAACGAGGAACAGCAGTTGAAGGCGAAGCGCGGCCCCCAGACCCGAATGTTCGCCGCGGGCGTCACCAACAACTTCGTGCTCACCGCGGTCGCGTTCGCGCTCCTGTTCGGGCCGGTGGTGGGCTCGATCGGGGTCGCGCCCGGCGTCGCGGTCGGCGGCGCGCTCCCCGGCACGCCAGCGGCGAACGCCGGGGTCGAGAGCGGCGACGTCATCACGGGCGCGGCGGGGCAGAACGTCTCGAACGAGAGCGAGCTCGCCGCCGCGCTCGACGACGCGAACCGTTCGGTCGAGGTCACGCTGGACGACGGGAACACGACTACGGTCCGGCGGTCGGTGGTGGTCACCGCCGCGACGCGAGGCGGCCCGACGGGGCTCGGGACGAACGAGTCCAACTCGACGACGATCGCGGCGGTCAACGGGACGCCCGTCGCGACCGAACAGGGGTTCGAGAGCGCGCTCAGAAATCACACGGTGGCGACCCTCCGGACCACGAACGGCTCCACGACGACCGCACCGATGGGGGCCTACGCGACGCGGATAACCCCGAACGGACCGCTGGCGAACGCCACCGACCAGGGTGGGGAGCCGGTCGTCATCACCCGGTTCGCCGGCGAGCGGGTCACCAACACCACGGCGCTCAGCGACATGCTCGCCGACACCCAGCCCGGCGACACCGTTCGGGTCGAGACCTTCGTCGGCGACGAGCGCACCACGGCGACCGTCACCCTCGGCGAGAACCCACAGAACGGGGCCGGTCTGCTCGGCGTGAACGACCTCCAGCAGGGAACGAGCGGGCTGGTCATGGACGACTTCGGGATCGATAGCTACCCCGCCGACGCGTTCCTCTCGATCCTCGGCGGGGATGCGGGCGGACCCGGCGGATCGTCGCTGTTGGCCGGCCTCCTCCCGGTCGTCACGCTGCCACTCGCGGGCGTCGCGTTCCCGCAGCTCGGCTACAACTTCCCGGGGTTCGTCGGGACGAACATCGACTTCTACACCGTCACGGGACCGCTCTCGTTCCTCGGCGACGGGGTGTTCACGCTGGCGAACCTCCTGTTCTGGACCGCCTGGATCAACCTCAACCTCGGCTTCTTCAACTGCATCCCGGCCTTCCCGCTCGACGGCGGCCACATCCTTCGGACCAGCACCGAGGCCGTGGTCTCGCGCCTCCCGGTGGGCGGCCGGCGGGCCCTGACGGGGGCGGTGACCACCGCGGTGAGCGTCACGATGCTCGCGGCGCTCGTGGTGATGATCTTCGGGCCGTCGCTGCTCTCGGGGTAG
- a CDS encoding molybdopterin biosynthesis protein, whose amino-acid sequence MSKRKEFRDLSTVEEAHAAIESLDLDPGVETVDLDAADGRVLAERVDAGLDVPGFDRSALDGYALHARETFGAGETDPATFTVVGTVEAGERPATDLGAGEAVEIATGAVMPPDADAMVAVERTDRDGDTLLVRTAVTPGENVMAAGADIAAGERALGPGTRLTSREIGLLSALGVDEVPVRAKPRVGIVSTGDELVRPGETVDSGRGQIYDVNSYAVAAGVREAGGEPVVYPHAGDDMAEMERALREAADECDLVLSSGSTSASAVDVVYRVIEEQGDLLLHGVSIKPGKPMLVGQFNESAYIGLPGYPVSALSIFRTFVAPAIRRAAGRAAPPSATVAGRMAVRERHEEGRHRLVPVGLVTDGNGDTLVYPVDKGSGATTSLVEADGIVEMPADVSYLDRDERVSVALFSPDVRPPTVFGVGEDDPLLSRLLDRLDRPRYLGHGSRVGRRRLRDDVSDVAVVSTADEVESGTELGGWTREWGLVVLAGNPAGIEGLADLVERDLRFVNRSTASGLRTSLANALAALADERGVDRHDLVDAIDGFDFAVESHESPARRVVAGDADAGLGLRATAEKLDCGFVSVGEERVRVLANPSRTEKPGVERLRAELDDIGDLVGALPGFGTVDDR is encoded by the coding sequence GTGAGCAAGCGCAAGGAGTTCCGCGACCTCTCGACGGTCGAGGAGGCCCACGCCGCCATCGAGTCCCTCGACCTCGATCCCGGCGTCGAGACGGTCGACCTCGACGCGGCCGACGGCCGGGTGCTCGCCGAGCGGGTCGACGCGGGCCTCGACGTCCCCGGCTTCGACCGCTCGGCGCTCGACGGCTACGCGCTCCACGCACGCGAGACGTTCGGGGCGGGCGAGACCGACCCGGCGACCTTCACGGTGGTCGGCACGGTCGAAGCGGGCGAGCGCCCCGCCACCGACCTCGGGGCCGGCGAGGCGGTCGAGATCGCCACCGGGGCCGTGATGCCGCCCGACGCCGACGCGATGGTCGCGGTCGAACGGACGGATAGGGACGGCGACACGCTCCTCGTTCGAACGGCGGTGACGCCGGGCGAGAACGTGATGGCGGCGGGTGCGGACATCGCGGCTGGCGAGCGGGCGCTCGGGCCCGGTACTCGGCTCACCTCGCGCGAGATCGGGTTGCTGTCGGCGCTCGGGGTGGACGAGGTCCCGGTCCGCGCGAAGCCGCGGGTGGGCATCGTCTCGACCGGCGACGAACTCGTCAGACCCGGCGAGACCGTCGACAGCGGGCGCGGCCAGATCTACGACGTGAACAGCTACGCCGTCGCGGCGGGGGTGCGCGAGGCCGGCGGCGAGCCGGTGGTCTATCCCCACGCCGGCGACGACATGGCCGAGATGGAGCGCGCCCTCCGGGAAGCGGCCGACGAGTGCGACCTCGTGCTCTCTTCGGGATCGACCTCCGCGAGCGCCGTCGACGTGGTCTATCGCGTCATCGAGGAGCAGGGCGACCTCCTCCTCCACGGGGTCTCGATCAAGCCCGGCAAGCCGATGCTCGTGGGGCAGTTCAACGAATCCGCGTACATCGGGCTGCCGGGCTATCCCGTCTCGGCGCTCTCGATCTTCCGGACGTTCGTCGCGCCCGCCATCCGCCGTGCCGCGGGACGCGCCGCCCCGCCGAGCGCGACCGTCGCGGGCCGGATGGCGGTCCGGGAGCGCCACGAGGAGGGCCGCCACCGGCTGGTTCCCGTGGGGCTCGTGACCGACGGGAACGGCGACACGCTGGTCTATCCGGTGGACAAGGGCAGCGGCGCGACCACCAGCCTCGTCGAGGCCGACGGGATCGTCGAGATGCCCGCCGACGTCTCCTACCTCGACCGCGACGAACGGGTCTCGGTGGCGCTGTTCTCGCCCGACGTGCGCCCGCCGACCGTCTTCGGCGTCGGCGAGGACGACCCGCTGCTCTCGCGCCTGCTCGACCGCCTCGACCGCCCGCGCTATCTCGGCCACGGCAGCCGGGTCGGCCGGCGACGGCTCCGTGACGACGTGTCCGACGTCGCGGTGGTCTCGACGGCCGACGAGGTCGAGAGCGGGACCGAACTCGGCGGCTGGACCCGCGAGTGGGGATTGGTCGTGCTCGCGGGGAACCCGGCGGGGATCGAGGGGCTCGCGGACCTCGTCGAGCGCGACCTCCGGTTCGTGAACCGCTCGACGGCCTCCGGGCTCCGAACGAGCCTCGCGAACGCGCTCGCCGCCCTCGCCGACGAGCGTGGGGTCGACCGCCACGACCTCGTCGACGCCATCGACGGGTTCGACTTCGCCGTCGAGTCCCACGAGAGCCCGGCCCGACGCGTGGTCGCGGGCGACGCCGACGCCGGGCTCGGGCTGCGGGCGACCGCCGAGAAACTCGACTGTGGGTTCGTGTCGGTCGGCGAGGAGCGGGTCCGGGTGCTCGCGAACCCCTCACGAACCGAGAAACCCGGCGTCGAACGCCTCCGAGCCGAACTCGACGACATCGGAGACCTCGTCGGCGCTCTCCCTGGATTCGGTACCGTCGACGACCGCTGA
- the pyrH gene encoding UMP kinase → MKIVLSLGGSVLAPRDPERVGAHAEVIEDLVAEGHSVGVVVGGGTIAREYIHTARALGANEIELDQLGIDTTRVNARLLIAALSERAVTSPATDYETAGEALRRDEVAVMGGVAPGQTTDAVSAALAEYANADLLVYATSVPGVYSADPAAEDDAHRFEALSATELVDVIADIEMTAGASAPVDLLAAKIIERSGVRTVVLDGTDPARVARVVTSGDHDGTDIVPEGSDEPTYWAMND, encoded by the coding sequence ATGAAAATCGTTCTCTCCCTCGGCGGCAGCGTGCTCGCGCCGCGGGACCCGGAGCGCGTCGGTGCACACGCCGAAGTCATCGAGGACCTCGTGGCCGAAGGCCACTCCGTCGGCGTCGTCGTCGGCGGCGGCACCATCGCCCGCGAGTACATCCACACCGCACGCGCGCTCGGCGCGAACGAGATCGAACTCGACCAGCTGGGTATCGACACCACCCGGGTCAACGCCCGGCTCCTGATCGCGGCGCTCTCCGAACGCGCGGTGACCAGCCCCGCGACCGACTACGAGACCGCTGGCGAGGCGCTCCGGCGCGACGAGGTCGCCGTCATGGGCGGGGTTGCACCCGGCCAGACCACCGACGCCGTGAGCGCCGCGCTCGCCGAGTACGCCAACGCCGACCTGCTGGTCTACGCGACGAGCGTCCCCGGCGTCTACAGCGCCGACCCCGCGGCGGAGGACGACGCCCACCGCTTCGAGGCGCTCTCGGCGACCGAACTCGTCGACGTGATCGCGGACATCGAGATGACCGCCGGCGCGTCGGCCCCCGTCGACCTCCTCGCGGCGAAGATCATCGAACGCTCGGGGGTTCGGACCGTCGTCCTCGACGGAACCGACCCCGCACGCGTCGCGCGCGTTGTGACCTCGGGCGACCATGACGGTACCGACATCGTGCCCGAGGGCAGCGACGAACCCACCTACTGGGCGATGAATGACTGA